In Nonlabens agnitus, the DNA window ACTGAACCTGGTAAATAAACAGAAATCTGACGTTATATTATTTACAGGCGATTTAGTCAATAACGTGTCAGAAGAAATGTATGGCTGGGAAGAACTATTTGGTTCCTTGAGTGCCAAAGATGGTGTCTATTCCATACTGGGGAATCATGATTATGGAGATTATGCCACCTGGGAATCTGAAGCAGAAAAGAAAGCCAACCTCCAAGAACTTCTTGATATTCAAAAATCCATGGGCTGGCGATTGCTGCTTGATGAAAATGTTTCCATCGATCGTGGTGCGGATTCCTTAAAGCTGGTAGGTGTTCAAAATTGGGGCGGCGGCCGTTTTCCTAAATATGGTGATCTCAAGAAGGCTTCTGCCGGTTTGCAGCCTCAAGATTTTAAAGTATTGATGTCTCACGACCCAACCCATTGGGATGCACAGGTAAAGGATAATCCAACTAACTTTCACTTGACATTGAGCGGACATACGCACGGTATGCAAATGGGAATTGAGATCCCAGGTTGGATCAAGCTGAGCCCGGCATGGTTTGTCTACAAGAAATGGGCTGGTATTTATAAGGAATACGACAGATTCTTGAACGTGAATCGAGGCTTTGGATTTTTGGGATATTCTGGCCGCGCTGGGATCTGGCCAGAGATTACCGTAATCACATTAAGAAAGGGCACAGATTCATAATATGGCGGTCAGTGTGGTTCTTAAATCATACCGTTAAGAAGACGTTTACAGCATAATTATTCAATTTCATTACATTTACCATACTAACACGGCTTTCTATGTCAAAATTTGGTGAGTTAATCAGTTCCCATGTTCCTGTTCTATTCAATTTCTTTACAGATTGGAACGAGGAAAGTACGAGCATGCATCCCGTATTGCGTGAAGTAGCTGCCGCAATAGGTGATAACGCCAGAATCATAAAAATCAACGTAGATAAAAATCCAGAACTCTCTGATGCCTTGCGCATCAAAGGTTTGCCTACCTTGATCATTTACAAACAGGGCGAGATGAAGTGGCGACAAAGCGGTGCCCAGGATAGCGAGGCGCTCATCAATTTATTGAAGCAGTACGCGTCCTAAGAAATAGGTAGGCACTCAAATTGTTGCTCCTGTAACCATTCTAAGTATTCTGGAAGTACCTCTTTTAAAATGGGAAACGCTTTCTCACTGTCGTGAAATACGACTACACTTCCATTTCTAGTGTGTCTTTTAAGGCTTTTCAAACTACTTTCAGGAGATCTGCTGGTGTCAAAGTCTCCTGATAGTACGTCCCAAAGAACAATTTTATAACCATCAGCCACGAGTTGTTGGGCAACTTTTCTATGGATGCGGCCGTATGGTGGTCTGAATAGGCTGTTGCTGGTGTTCGCTTTCGCGAAAGCGATATCCTTCAAATACATTTCACTGGAAACCTTCCATGAGTTCAAATGGTGGAAGGTATGATTCCCAATGGAATGTCCAGCCTCCAAGACTTCCTTTTTTAGGCCGGGAAAACGCTGGGCGCGATCACCTATTAAAAAGAAGGTGGCCTTAAATCCAAAACGCTCTAGTTGCTCCAGAACAAAATGCGTCACCATAGGTGTAGGACCATCATCAAAGGTGAGGTACACTTGCGATTTGTTGCGGTCACCATGCCAGTGATATTTGGGAAACAAACCGCTTAACCAGTCTGGTATGCGATCTGGATACCACATTATTCGTTAACGGTATCGCCTACAGGTTCAATTGTTCTTTCGGCGTCTGCATTGTCGATTTCGCTCTCCAATAGCTTGATCAGCTCTTCATCTCCAACCTCACCAGGCAATCTCAACTGCTCGTTATCATTGTAAACCCTAGGGAACGACTTCACATAACTATTGAAAGCATCTAGGTGTTTCTCGATCATTAGGTCATCATCATTGTCGATCGCCGTACGTACTAAACCACGATAGCGCTCTATGGCGGTGATGATTTCGCGACTTATTAGGCTTTGCTCTTCCAGCGGCATGGCTTTATAATAATCCAACTCATCTTGGTATTTAAGGACCACACGGTTGAGTAGGTCCTGAGCCTTTGCGGTAGTGCCTATTTCATAATAACTACTTACAAAAGGCTCGATCATGGAATAGTGCTCAAAATATTCCAATGGCATTTTTTCCATACCTAGGTCAAGAATTTCTTCTGCTTTTTCCAGCTGGTTGTCTGCAATAAGCGCTTGCGCAGCTCTAGTTACATTACTTCTATATCCAACACTGTTGCGACGGGTCTCTACATCATGATAGATGTCTGGACTACCGCTGTTGCCCCAATCCCATCCTTTGATGATTTTATAGGCTCTATCTGGATTGATGCGTCCCATATCAAATGGATCCCTTTGATCTACCGGCGGCGTATAAATAGGCGTCAATAGGTAGGCGGTTCCATCCAGTTGCAAATAATCCTTCATCCAGATGTAATCTTCATCTCCAAAGGCACCACCAGAGAAATACACCGGTCGTTCCCAGTTGTTAGCATTGATGATGTCCAGCATAAACATGCGGTTTTTATAAACCAGATCGGATTCTATGTTGATTATAATCTCATCCACGATCTTATTAGCATCCTTGGCAGCTACCACACCGTTTTTCAAAACAGCTTCTTTATTTACTGGAATGCGAATGTATTTAGTTGGGAACGTATGCTCGTAGTGATCGTTGCGCATCAATTCTTGCGTGATTTTGCTATCACTCGCTACCCATTCCATCCAGTCTTTGAGATCCATGGTGTCTGGAAATACATAGTTTGGATTTTGTTGGGCTTGACGCAAGCGTTCTTGGATGCGTTCCTTTTCTGTATACCATAAGGCATCGCGCGTACCGTAGACATATTTGTCATGCGTCAAGGTAGATGGCACTGGCTCACTCTCATAGGCCTTTTTCTTCATGTCGTCCATATACCAATCAGTACTCAATAGTGAGGTACAAACGATGCGAACATCTGTGCGGTAACCTTCTACTTCTTGAGCATACCATAATGGGAATGTGTCGTTGTCACCTATGGTAAACAGTAACGCGTTAGGCAGGCAGCTGTCCAGATATTTTTTGGCGCTGGCTAGTGCCGTATATTTTTCAGACCTATCGTGATCATCCCAATTCTGGAAGCCCATCAATAGAGGCACAGCGGCAAAACACACCGCTATCGTGGCAAATTTGACAACTTTACTTTTGGTATACTCCAGCAGGCCTTCATAGATCGCATAAACGCCCATTCCTATCCACATGGCAAAAACTAGGAAGGATCCCACATAGGCATAATCACGCTCACGCACTTGGTACATGCTCTGGTTAAGGTACACGATGATCGCCAGACCCGTGAAGAGGAATAACATCATGGTCACTACAAAAGACTTCCAATCTTTTTTGGCATGGAACACAGCGCCTAAAATACCCAAGATCAACGGCAGGAAATAATAGAGGTTGCGACCTTTATTGTTAAGCATGTCATCGCTCAATTCATCTTGCGAACCTATATGCAGCTCGTCAATGAAGTCTATACCGCTTAACCAATTACCATTAAAGCGATCACCCATTCCCTGAATATCATTCTGTCTACCGGTAAAATTCCACATGAAATACCGCAGGTACATGTAACTAATCTGGTAGTTAAATAGGTAACTTAAATTCTGACCAAAACTAGGTTTCTTGATATCTACAGCTTCAGAAAGGGAAGCGATGGTCTGTATATACTCATCTGCACTAATGCGCCCACGATCAAATTGACGCTCATAATCGTCAAGCACACTTATGAGCTCTTGGTTCCCTTGATAGCCTGGCTTGATTTCATATTCTAGACCACCCATAAACTCTACATAATTGCTGGCACGACTGGCATCTGTCATTCTGGGAAAGAAGCCTTTATGATCGTCATGCGTGTTTTGCAGCGCGTTTTCAAACTGGTTGACGATCACATATTTTCCTTGCTCATAATCGCGCTCATACTTGGGCTTTTCATCAATATATGGATCATCTGGATCTAGACCGGCATACATATCTGTAAAGGCTTCTCCAAAAAATAATGCGGGCGATGGATATTGTTCCCTGTTGTAATAGGCGAGCAGCGCACGCGCATCATTAGGGTTGTTCTCATTAATAGGTGTTCCTGCATTGGCTCTTATAGGCAGCATGGTCCAGCTAGAGAAACCTATAAGGACAAACATGACGCAGATAGTGATGGTGTTGAGAAGTGGTTTGTTACGCTTTCGCGAAAGCGATATCAATCCCACAAAAGCTGCCACGATCATGATAAAGGCGATGATAGTACCGCTGTTGAAGGGCAACCCTATGTCGTTTACAAAAAAGACCTCAAGGTAACCGAAGATACTGAGCGTAGTAGGCAACAGCAATTTAAAGACAAACAGCAACACGGCTACCACAGCAATTAATGCCACGGTAAAATTGAGTGGTGTGACTTTTCTATAGTGTCTAAAGAACCACATCATTCCTATGGCAGGAATGGTTAAAATCCCCAAGAAGTGAACTCCAAACGATAGCCCTATAATAAAAGACATGAGGATCAACCAGCGATTACCGCGCGGCTCCATCATGTCGCGTTCCCACAACAAGCCCAGATAGAACATGCTGCTCATGATCAGCGCTGCTGGTGCATAGACTTCTGCCTCAACGGCGTTGAACCAAAAACTGTCGGATACCGCAAAGGCAATCGAACCTACAAATGCCGATCCCAAAACGACAGTGGTATCAAATTTTCCCTTCAAAATATGGCGTTTGAGCAACAATGTCATCGACCAGAACATAAATAAAATGGTCAAAGCGCTGGAAAATCCAGCCATCCAGTTGACCATGTAAGCGATGTTAGTCACGTCTGTGGCAAATATGGCTGCGGTCGCTACCATCATTTGGTACAGTGGTGCACCAGGTGGATGGCCTACTTCTAATTTTGCTGAGGTGGTAATGTATTCTCCAGCATCCCAGAAGCTTACTGTAGGTTCTAGGGTGATCCAGTATATGGTTAGGGCGATCAAGAAGACCGTCCAGCCTAATATTTTGTTGAGTTGATTGTAACTTAGGTTCATGGGAATTTTTAACAGCTGCTAAAATAGTAAAACTATAAGGACACGAGTAATAACAACGCAGCTAGTCTATTTTCATTTTATGCAAGATTAAATTTAAAAGTAGTTGCATAAAAAAAGAATTGTTTTAAATTTGCAGCCGCAATTGTCCCATGGTGTAATGGTAACACTACGGTTTTTGGTACCGTCATTCAAGGTTCGAATCCTTGTGGGACAACTGGTAAATCCCGATTCTATTTAGAATCGGGATTTTTTGTTGCGTTTATTTTAATTAGTTTACTGTCTTTCAGACGGTTGCTGTGTAAGCAGTTTATTGCCTCAATCCACGGTCTTTAAAATCATTGA includes these proteins:
- a CDS encoding metallophosphoesterase; protein product: MRWIVALLVVVVFEFYSFQLIRTLSRGHWWKWVYLAISIGVFANLILQFYLHPDRTIVSGARDFAVTLFLALLLAKVIFTIFMLGEDLYRLAEGLFHKIKGDSTSDAFLSSRRKFISMVGLGVAALPFGAILYGAFKGKYDYQVREYELTFKDLPDAFEGYKITQISDIHVGSFDDREEVGYALNLVNKQKSDVILFTGDLVNNVSEEMYGWEELFGSLSAKDGVYSILGNHDYGDYATWESEAEKKANLQELLDIQKSMGWRLLLDENVSIDRGADSLKLVGVQNWGGGRFPKYGDLKKASAGLQPQDFKVLMSHDPTHWDAQVKDNPTNFHLTLSGHTHGMQMGIEIPGWIKLSPAWFVYKKWAGIYKEYDRFLNVNRGFGFLGYSGRAGIWPEITVITLRKGTDS
- a CDS encoding thioredoxin family protein, which gives rise to MSKFGELISSHVPVLFNFFTDWNEESTSMHPVLREVAAAIGDNARIIKINVDKNPELSDALRIKGLPTLIIYKQGEMKWRQSGAQDSEALINLLKQYAS
- a CDS encoding glycosyltransferase family 117 protein, producing MNLSYNQLNKILGWTVFLIALTIYWITLEPTVSFWDAGEYITTSAKLEVGHPPGAPLYQMMVATAAIFATDVTNIAYMVNWMAGFSSALTILFMFWSMTLLLKRHILKGKFDTTVVLGSAFVGSIAFAVSDSFWFNAVEAEVYAPAALIMSSMFYLGLLWERDMMEPRGNRWLILMSFIIGLSFGVHFLGILTIPAIGMMWFFRHYRKVTPLNFTVALIAVVAVLLFVFKLLLPTTLSIFGYLEVFFVNDIGLPFNSGTIIAFIMIVAAFVGLISLSRKRNKPLLNTITICVMFVLIGFSSWTMLPIRANAGTPINENNPNDARALLAYYNREQYPSPALFFGEAFTDMYAGLDPDDPYIDEKPKYERDYEQGKYVIVNQFENALQNTHDDHKGFFPRMTDASRASNYVEFMGGLEYEIKPGYQGNQELISVLDDYERQFDRGRISADEYIQTIASLSEAVDIKKPSFGQNLSYLFNYQISYMYLRYFMWNFTGRQNDIQGMGDRFNGNWLSGIDFIDELHIGSQDELSDDMLNNKGRNLYYFLPLILGILGAVFHAKKDWKSFVVTMMLFLFTGLAIIVYLNQSMYQVRERDYAYVGSFLVFAMWIGMGVYAIYEGLLEYTKSKVVKFATIAVCFAAVPLLMGFQNWDDHDRSEKYTALASAKKYLDSCLPNALLFTIGDNDTFPLWYAQEVEGYRTDVRIVCTSLLSTDWYMDDMKKKAYESEPVPSTLTHDKYVYGTRDALWYTEKERIQERLRQAQQNPNYVFPDTMDLKDWMEWVASDSKITQELMRNDHYEHTFPTKYIRIPVNKEAVLKNGVVAAKDANKIVDEIIINIESDLVYKNRMFMLDIINANNWERPVYFSGGAFGDEDYIWMKDYLQLDGTAYLLTPIYTPPVDQRDPFDMGRINPDRAYKIIKGWDWGNSGSPDIYHDVETRRNSVGYRSNVTRAAQALIADNQLEKAEEILDLGMEKMPLEYFEHYSMIEPFVSSYYEIGTTAKAQDLLNRVVLKYQDELDYYKAMPLEEQSLISREIITAIERYRGLVRTAIDNDDDLMIEKHLDAFNSYVKSFPRVYNDNEQLRLPGEVGDEELIKLLESEIDNADAERTIEPVGDTVNE
- a CDS encoding polysaccharide deacetylase family protein, which translates into the protein MWYPDRIPDWLSGLFPKYHWHGDRNKSQVYLTFDDGPTPMVTHFVLEQLERFGFKATFFLIGDRAQRFPGLKKEVLEAGHSIGNHTFHHLNSWKVSSEMYLKDIAFAKANTSNSLFRPPYGRIHRKVAQQLVADGYKIVLWDVLSGDFDTSRSPESSLKSLKRHTRNGSVVVFHDSEKAFPILKEVLPEYLEWLQEQQFECLPIS